In Drosophila simulans strain w501 chromosome 3R, Prin_Dsim_3.1, whole genome shotgun sequence, a single window of DNA contains:
- the LOC6729725 gene encoding uncharacterized protein LOC6729725: protein MAVGSSIMETVAILALLLGLFIRSGYCIDCFKCVSYNGANKACDDPFHNNYSTAILESPCMGGRKGRDGLFPATACIKIAGYYDGTGETITVRGCALDSGTLTTDTEIIRMSHCGKFYYDDKYVHGCLQSCSDADACNSARRQGASPADLESLMRHLLSLVVFLLAASR, encoded by the exons ATGGCGGTGGGCAGTTCAATTATGGAGACCGTCGCTATTTTGGCCCTGCTGCTTGGCCTGTTCATTCGAAGTG GCTACTGCATAGACTGTTTCAAATGCGTGTCCTACAATGGTGCCAACAAGGCCTGCGACGATCCCTTTCACAACAACTACTCGACGGCCATTTTGGAGTCGCCCTGCATGGGCGGCCGGAAGGGGCGTGACGGCCTGTTTCCGGCCACAGCTTGCATCAAGATCGCCGGCTATTACG ATGGAACTGGCGAGACGATAACGGTGAGGGGTTGCGCCCTGGACAGCGGCACCCTGACCACCGACACAGAGATTATAAGAATGTCGCACTGCGGAAAGTTCTACTACGATGACAA GTACGTGCACGGGTGCTTGCAGAGCTGCAGCGATGCGGATGCCTGCAACTCGGCCAGGAGGCAGGGCGCGAGTCCCGCAGACCTGGAGTCGCTGATGAGGCACCTGCTCAGCCTGGTGGTGTTCCTGCTGGCTGCCAGCAGGTAG
- the LOC6729726 gene encoding uncharacterized protein LOC6729726, whose protein sequence is MDGHSWLHFSHGAIPQAAVVAGHDSDGDTIFIGRAFYCNDMLPAKIIPNKGKAYVAYANQEVELENYEVLSGFNYEWLPAENGEVPPGAVKVGQNVDGETLYAGRGYHAGSLTVGKVHPSHGCLYIPYDSEEVKIFAYEVLSRRMEAR, encoded by the exons ATGGACG GTCACAGCTGGCTTCACTTCAGCCACGGAGCAATTCCCCAGGCAGCCGTAGTGGCTGGCCACGATTCCGATGGCGACACCATCTTCATTGGCCGCGCCTTCTACTGCAACGACATGCTGCCGGCCAAGATTATCCCCAACAAGGGCAAGGCCTACGTGGCGTATGCCAACCAGGAGGTGGAGCTGGAGAACTACGAGGTTCTCAGCGGCTTCAACTACGAGTGGCTGCCGGCCGAGAACGGAGAGGTGCCTCCCGGCGCCGTCAAGGTGGGCCAGAATGTCGACGGAGAGACCTTGTACGCCGGAAGGGGCTACCATGCCGGCAGTTTGACCGTGGGCAAGGTGCATCCGTCCCACGGCTGCCTGTACATTCCCTACGATTCCGAGGAGGTGAAGATCTTCGCCTACGAGGTTCTGTCCCGTCGCATGGAGGCCAGATAG
- the LOC6729727 gene encoding protein HGH1 homolog, with product METVKELVQFMQPNQRLDLKAVALTHVLGLTGSTEGKSAILSLDDMLMAIFGLTFDGNQTVAKDAVLSLINLTAEEEAAIKVFQLAKQLQPPFAIVEVAAKEITNEQSDLADPWSMVLSNLTRVESLVHEILDTLEKDDQTLPRLAKAFAQLDYNKKKAKLHYLAPIFCNLTQVSRGRELCCHRKYQLLEKLLPFASFEGSVVRRGGTIGILKNVCFDTVYHDVILNEQSSILVAILQPLCGPEEFSDEDNELLPIELQYLPESKTREEDPDLRKMLLECLLQLCSTRRSREILRSRGVYEILREYHKWEAKVAKDSDCLLACENVVDILIKKEEEIGLDNYKTEVEVPAEQSEKFVQEDAAYVKTLLD from the exons ATGGAGACTGTAAAGGAATTGGTTCAATTCATGCAGCCGAATCAGCGGCTGGACTTAAAGGCGGTAGCCCTAACACATGTTTTAG GATTGACTGGCAGCACGGAGGGCAAATCAGCTATACTCTCGCTGGATGATATGCTAATGGCCATTTTTGGACTGACATTCGATGGAAATCAAACGGTGGCCAAGGATGCGGTTCTAAGCCTAATAAATTTAACGGCCGAAGAGGAGGCAGCAATTAAAGTTTTCCAACTGGCGAAACAATTGCAACCG CCATTTGCCATCGTTGAAGTGGCTGCCAAGGAAATAACCAACGAGCAATCCGATCTGGCTGATCCCTGGAGCATGGTCTTGAGCAACCTAACGCGAGTGGAATCTCTGGTCCACGAGATCCTGGACACGCTGGAAAAAGACGACCAGACGCTGCCCCGCTTGGCGAAGGCCTTTGCGCAACTGGATTACAACAAAAAGAAGGCCAAGCTGCATTACCTGGCGCCCATCTTCTGCAATCTGACGCAGGTTTCTCGAGGCAGGGAACTGTGCTGCCATCGCAAGTACCAGTTGCTAGAAAAACTACTGCCCTTCGCCTCATTCGAGGGAAGTGTAGTGCGGCGTGGCGGCACCATTGGCATTCTGAAGAACGTTTGCTTCGACACGGTCTACCACGATGTGATCCTAAACGAGCAGAGCAGTATTCTGGTGGCAATCCTGCAGCCGCTGTGCGGTCCAGAAGAGTTCAGCGACGAGGACAATGAACTGTTGCCCATCGAACTGCAG TACCTGCCTGAAAGTAAAACGCGAGAAGAGGATCCCGATTTGCGCAAAATGCTGCTGGAGTGTCTGCTGCAACTATGCTCCACGCGTCGCAGCCGGGAGATCTTGCGCTCCAGGGGCGTCTATGAGATCCTGCGGGAGTACCACAAGTGGGAGGCCAAGGTGGCCAAGGACAGCGACTGCCTGCTGGCCTGCGAGAACGTAGTGGACATTCTGATCAAAAAAGAGGAAGAGATTGGCCTGGACAACTATAAAACCGAAGTGGAAGTGCCTGCAGAGCAGTCTGAAAAATTCGTCCAGGAAGACGCCGCCTATGTGAAGACTTTGCTTGATTGA
- the LOC27207792 gene encoding seminase — translation MKYIREIFSIALLLIEVGAAHSSWWNSSASYLHGRPPVRTLNKNGIRRTSGGHAVPWLLRIVDGPTFVCGASYLSALYALTSANCMHSHRSQMESLSVELVSSDNRQDNQHNSHDPPNALIRSIIVSKDWHWPGTFMDVAVIELTNRLRGNRNNYVTLCTNPLSSYNSLSVVSYGAGRNENVRTEEIEVLNRMICDSAYGNFLLRETVACAKEFKKSSDCMFSPGCPVTAGDQLCGIVAWSPACKKPALPGIFTDIHQVKRFILKAISENSKGSSHPKAKSVNVPEWHSGFWLSR, via the coding sequence atgaaatatattcgGGAAATCTTTTCAATCGCTCTTCTCCTGATAGAAGTCGGAGCTGCACACTCTAGTTGGTGGAATTCTTCAGCCTCATACTTGCATGGTAGGCCACCAGTAAGAACACTGAACAAGAATGGAATTCGGCGGACCTCGGGTGGTCATGCGGTCCCTTGGCTGTTAAGGATAGTTGATGGACCTACTTTCGTCTGCGGAGCCTCGTACTTAAGTGCTTTGTATGCCCTCACCTCAGCAAACTGCATGCATAGTCATAGGTCACAGATGGAGTCGCTCAGTGTAGAGTTGGTATCGTCGGACAACCGGCAGGATAACCAGCATAATTCGCACGATCCTCCAAACGCACTAATCCGCAGCATAATTGTTTCGAAGGACTGGCACTGGCCCGGAACTTTTATGGATGTTGCTGTCATAGAACTGACCAACCGCCTGCGTGGCAATCGGAATAATTATGTGACCCTCTGTACCAATCCGCTGAGCTCGTACAACAGCCTTTCAGTTGTGTCCTACGGCGCAGGACGCAACGAAAACGTACGAACAGAGGAGATCGAGGTGCTCAACCGAATGATCTGCGATTCGGCATACGGCAATTTCCTTCTGCGCGAAACTGTCGCTTGTGCCAAGGAATTTAAAAAGAGCTCAGACTGCATGTTTAGCCCCGGATGTCCTGTGACTGCTGGCGATCAGCTTTGTGGTATCGTGGCCTGGAGTCCCGCCTGCAAGAAACCCGCTTTACCCGGGATCTTCACCGATATCCACCAGGTCAAACGGTTCATTCTGAAGGCGATCAGTGAAAACTCCAAGGGCAGTAGCCATCCAAAAGCGAAATCAGTTAACGTACCCGAGTGGCACTCGGGCTTCTGGCTAAGTCGATAA
- the LOC6729728 gene encoding seminase codes for MGLSNIWLLVSCLLWTCLPQSQGTVYPRDILLKTPKFRRVWGGVQSNTGPNFGGWLLRILNGDGNFACGAAYYAPLLVITSANCIYPYRNSLEGATVEGTAFSECDRENYADIDSIQFPEKFVYQKLYMDVAVVRLRDPVRGRLTEFIRLCTVKVQPKMQMVVFGWGFDNTEVEIPSSDPRNVTVTIISVKECRQKFKSPKIASTSVCAKQPKNPKQCLYDGGSPLIYERELCGVVSFGSHCIDTSKPGMYTNIRRVKRFITETEEAINAGDVFRSTKVVQEKKKPPKKTIKPKSKPVKIRTVMVEPLVC; via the coding sequence ATGGGGCTCTCGAACATCTGGCTTCTGGTGAGTTGCCTGCTGTGGACCTGCCTGCCCCAGAGCCAGGGAACTGTGTATCCGAGGGACATCCTTCTAAAGACTCCCAAATTTCGACGCGTCTGGGGCGGTGTGCAGTCCAACACAGGCCCGAATTTCGGAGGCTGGCTGCTGCGGATCCTAAACGGTGATGGTAACTTTGCCTGCGGAGCTGCCTACTATGCCCCTCTGCTCGTTATTACCTCGGCCAACTGTATCTATCCGTATCGGAACAGCCTTGAAGGTGCCACGGTGGAGGGCACCGCGTTCTCCGAATGCGATAGGGAGAACTATGCGGATatcgattcgattcaatttcCCGAGAAATTTGTCTACCAGAAACTCTACATGGACGTGGCAGTAGTGCGTCTAAGAGATCCCGTTAGGGGACGGCTCACTGAGTTCATCCGTCTTTGCACCGTCAAAGTGCAgcccaaaatgcaaatggtgGTCTTCGGATGGGGTTTCGACAATACGGAGGTGGAGATACCCTCATCGGATCCCCGAAACGTTACAGTGACTATTATATCCGTTAAGGAGTGCcgtcaaaaattcaaaagcccAAAGATAGCGAGCACATCAGTCTGCGCCAAACAGCCCAAGAATCCGAAGCAGTGCCTCTACGACGGTGGAAGCCCCCTGATTTACGAAAGAGAGCTCTGCGGCGTCGTGTCCTTCGGATCACACTGCATCGACACCTCCAAGCCCGGCATGTACACCAACATCAGAAGAGTGAAACGATTTATCACTGAAACGGAAGAAGCCATAAATGCCGGTGATGTCTTCAGATCAACTAAAGTAGTTCaagaaaagaagaaaccaCCAAAGAAAACAATCAAACCAAAATCGAAACCAGTAAAGATTAGAACTGTAATGGTGGAGCCCTTGGTGTGTTGA